One Oryza glaberrima chromosome 10, OglaRS2, whole genome shotgun sequence DNA segment encodes these proteins:
- the LOC127786243 gene encoding two-component response regulator EHD1, with the protein MDHRELWPYGLRVLVIDDDCSYLSVMEDLLLKCSYKVTTYKNVREAVPFILDNPQIVDLVISDAFFPTEDGLLILQEVTSKFGIPTVIMASSGDTNTVMKYVANGASDFLLKPVRIEELSNIWQHIFRKQMQDHKNNNMVGNLEKPGHPPSILAMARATPATTRSTATEALLAPLENEVRDDMVNYNGEITDIRDLRKSRLTWTTQLHRQFIAAVNHLGEDKAVPKKILGIMKVKHLTREQVASHLQKYRMQLKKSIPTTSKHGATLSSTALDKTQDHPSRSQYFNQDGCMEIMDYSLPRDDLSSGSECMLEEQNDYSSEGFQDFRWDSDKQEYGPCFWNF; encoded by the exons ATGGATCACCGAGAGCTGTGGCCTTATGGACTAAGAGTTCTGGTCATCGATGACGACTGTTCATACTTGTCAGTCATGGAAGATTTACTTCTGAAGTGCAGCTACAAGG TTACAACGTATAAGAACGTCAGAGAAGCTGTGCCTTTCATATTGGACAATCCACAAATAGTTGACCTAGTAATCAGTGATGCGTTCTTTCCTACCGAAGATGGTTTGCTCATTCTGCAAGAAGTAACCTCCAAGTTTGGCATACCTACAGTGA TTATGGCTTCAAGTGGAGACACAAATACAGTGATGAAATATGTTGCAAATGGCGCTTCTGATTTCCTGCTAAAACCGGTGAGGATCGAAGAGCTGAGCAACATCTGGCAGCACATATTCCGAAAGCAAATGCAAGATCACAAGAACAATAACATGGTTGGAAATCTCGAAAAACCCGGTCATCCTCCATCAATATTAGCCATGGCTCGTgctactccggctaccaccagatcAACGGCCACCGAAGCTTTGCTAGCGCCTCTAGAAAATGAGGTGAGAGATGACATGGTCAACTACAATGGCGAGATCACGGACATACGAGACCTTAGAAAGTCCAGGCTGACCTGGACCACGCAGTTGCACCGTCAGTTCATTGCGGCAGTGAACCACCTCGGAGAAGACA AGGCAGTTCCAAAGAAGATACTAGGGATAATGAAGGTCAAACATTTGACAAGAGAGCAAGTTGCCAGTCATCTGCAG AAATACAGGATGCAACTGAAGAAATCGATTCCAACAACAAGCAAACACGGAGCGACTTTGTCATCCACCGCTCTCGACAAAACACAAGACCACCCTTCAAGATCGCAGTATTTCAATCAAGACGGATGCATGGAAATCATGGACTACTCTTTACCGAGAGATGACCTCTCAAGTGGCTCAGAGTGCATGCTTGAAGAACAGAACGATTACTCATCCGAAGGTTTCCAAGATTTCCGATGGGATTCAGACAAACAGGAATATGGACCATGTTTTTGGAATTTCTAG
- the LOC127753187 gene encoding uncharacterized protein LOC127753187 produces the protein MAPFIDLGRGGPTAAPGKPRLVMIIADPGRESTAAMEWALSHAVAEGDAILLLHINMPPNSAGGAGPSRTGSGGSAGSPLTALLGAGAAGDADFMETMSAACKARHPRARVRALRVEPATEGREAKAQTILAESQRRGVELLVIGHRRVSSFLGLRSPSGSSRAHDSTAEFLIEHSKCVCVSVQKKGQNAGYLLNTKTHKNFWLLA, from the exons ATGGCGCCGTTCATCGACCTCGGCCGCGgcgggccgacggcggcgccggggaagcCGAGGCTGGTGATGATCATCGCCGACCCGGGGCGCgagtcgacggcggcgatggagtgGGCGCTCtcgcacgccgtcgccgagggGGACGCCATCCTGCTCCTCCACATCAACATGCCCCCCAActccgcgggcggcgccgggccGTCGCGCACCGGCTCCGGCGGGAGCGCCGGGTCCCCGCTCACGGCgctcctcggcgccggcgccgcgggggACGCCGATTTCATGGAGACGATGAGCGCCGCGTGCAAGGCGCGGCACCCGCGCGCCCGCGTCCGCGCCCTGCGCGTCGAGCCCGCCACCGAGGGCCGCGAGGCCAAGGCCCAGACCATCCTCGCCGAGTCccagcgccgcggcgtcgagctcctcgtcatcggccaccgccgcgtctCCTCCTTCCTCGG GTTGAGGAGCCCGAGCGGGTCGAGCCGAGCGCACGACAGCACGGCGGAGTTCTTGATCGAACACAGCAAGTGCGTGTGCGTGAGCGTGCAGAAGAAGGGGCAGAACGCCGGCTACCTGCTCAACACCAAGACGCACAAGAACTTTTGGCTCCTCgcatga
- the LOC127752405 gene encoding GDSL esterase/lipase At5g33370-like: protein MRCSMAAMAVVMAVMAAAAASPAEGARAFFVFGDSLVDNGNNNYLLTSARADMPPYGIDHPSHRPTGRFSNGLNIPDIISEHLGAEPTLPYLSPDLRGAKLLVGANFASAGVGILNDTGIQFVNIVRMSRQLQYFAEYQERLRALVGAARARRIVNGALVLITLGGNDFVNNYYLVPFSLRSQQFALPDYVRFLISEYKKILQRLYDMGARRVLVTGTGPLGCAPAERALRGRGGGCAPQVMRAAELFNPQLSRALGEMNARVGRPGAFMAANSFRVHFDFISNPAAFGFATARDACCGQGPNNGLGLCTAMSNLCADRDAYVFWDAYHPTEKANRIIVSQFVRGSLDYVSPLNLSAALEIDAAEEAAAAAARRRRQRAVARLVGDKPHA, encoded by the exons ATGAGGTGTTcgatggcggcgatggcggtggtaatggcggtgatggcggcggcggcggcgtcgccggcggaggGCGCGAGGGCGTTCTTCGTGTTCGGCGACTCGCTGGTGGACAACGGCAACAACAACTACCTCCTGACGAGCGCGCGCGCCGACATGCCGCCGTACGGCATCGACCACCCGAGCCACCGCCCCACGGGGAGGTTCTCCAATGGCCTCAACATCCCGGACATCATCAGCGAGCACCTCGGCGCCGAGCCCACCCTCCCTTACCTCAGCCCGGACCTCCGCGGCGCCaagctcctcgtcggcgccaacttcgcctccgccggcgtcggcaTCCTCAACGACACCGGCATCCAATTC GTGAACATCGTGAGGATGAGCAGGCAGCTGCAGTACTTCGCGGAGTACCAGGAGAGGCTGCGCGCGCTGGtcggcgcggcgagggcgcggcggaTCGTGAACGGCGCGCTCGTGCTCATCACCCTCGGCGGCAACGACTTCGTCAACAACTACTACCTCGTCCCCTTCTCCCTCCGCTCCCAGCAGTTCGCCCTCCCCGACTACGTCCGCTTCCTCATCTCCGAGTACAAGAAAATCCTCCAg AGGCTGTACGACATGGGGGCGAGGCGGGTGCTGGTGACGGGGACGGGGCCGCTGGGGTGCGCGCCGGCGGAGCGCGCGCtgcgggggcgcggcggcgggtgcgcgcCGCAGGTGATGCGCGCGGCGGAGCTGTTCAACCCGCAGCTGTCGCGCGCGCTGGGGGAGATGAACGCGCGCGTCGGCCGCCCGGGCGCGTTCATGGCGGCCAACTCGTTCCGCGTCCACTTCGACTTCATCAGCAACCCGGCGGCGTTCGGGTTCGCCACGGCGAGGGACGCGTGCTGCGGCCAGGGCCCCAACAACGGCCTCGGCCTCTGCACCGCCATGTCCAACCTCTGCGCCGACCGCGACGCCTACGTGTTCTGGGACGCCTACCACCCCACGGAGAAGGCCAACCGGATCATCGTCAGCCAGTTCGTCAGGGGGTCGCTCGACTACGTCTCGCCGCTCAACCTCAGCGCCGCGCTGGAGAtcgacgccgcggaggaggcggcggcggcggcggcgaggcgccggcggcagcgcgcggtgGCGAGGCTCGTCGGCGACAAGCCGCACGCGTAG